Sequence from the Ziziphus jujuba cultivar Dongzao chromosome 9, ASM3175591v1 genome:
TTTTCAAATACCCAATCTCATAAGGCAAACACCCGGAAAGATTGTTCCTCAAGAAAAGAACTTCTTTGAGAGTTTTCGAGGCTTGTTTAATGCTTTTCGGGATGGGACCGGTAAACTTGTTGTTGGCGAAAGTAAGATAAAGAGCTGGTGTTGATCCTATGTTTTGGGGTAATGGTTGTTCGAGATCATTGTTGTTGATGAAGAGCACGTCGACGTCGAGGTTGAACACCTGAGGTGGAACCTTACCGGAAAACGAATTGTAACGGAGATCCAAGAAAGTGAGCTGAGTGGCACCGATGACTTCCATAGGGAAGTCTCCGGTTAGCTTGTTGTTGCTGAGATCGAGCTCGTAGAAGTATTGGAGTTTGTTGATCCCCACTGGGACTTTACCGGTGAAGTTGTTAGAGTTGGCATGGAAGATTGTTATGTCCTCTAAACCATCGACAAACCCATCTAAGGTTAGCTCCGGACCGGCGAATAGAAAGCCATTGAAGACTACTCCGGAAACTGCTGTTTGCTTGTAGACTGGATGAGTCCCGCAGAGGAAACCTTTGTACTTGCAGACATCAAAACCAACCCATGTCTTTAAGATGCCTTTAGGATCACAAGTGATTcttcttttgaaattttgaataacTTTGTAGGCCAATAGAACTCGAGGCGATAcatgtggtggtggtggtggatgaTAGAAGGGTTCAGGTGGGGGATTATATTCAGGTGGAGAAGGAAAAATTCCACCACCGATAACTATCTCCAAAGATTTCCTATTGGGTCGGATCGATAAATCAGAAGCAGCCACATCATGTTGGAAAAAGAGATGGAGGAAGATTGATGAGAGTAAGATTGAAGCATAGAAAGAGGTGGAGATGGAAGccatctctttttctctctttgttcaCAACAAGTTAGTTGACGATAGACAGCTGTAGAAaagatatatatagagagaaagAAGACTATATTTTGAAGAGTAGTCAAAGACTAAGGAGAGCAAACAGATTAAATTGTCGGAGAAAAAGATAGGAAATGAGATTAAAGAAACTTCCAATATTAGGTTGTTTTACTTAAATAATTTAACCGGGGTTAGTCATCCTAACCAAACATGAATAATTCATCAATCGAGGTAATGAGAAAGTTTTAAGATCCAAattttctacctttttttttttttttttttggggtccttAAACCATTGATATAATgtcatcataaaaaaaataataataataatttaaaaaaaaaacaatgatagcaaagagtaaaaaaaatagagaagctGAGCTCATGATAGGAGAGTCTTAACTCCTAAACTATTTGCAATATGTAGCTTGAGAAGACTTTGTTTTATGATAtagatttaaaatgttttaatatattcacgggacaaataataatattagtgatTAGTTGGTTACTCTcctggccaaaaaaaaaaaaaaaaagaaaaagaaaaaaaaatttggttggtTACtcaaattatatgcatataattgttTAACTTGTTTTAATTAGGTTTACCTAATTATATGAAAGTGTTGACATTTCAGAGAAGGGAGATACAAGAAGAATGCCGCCTACATCCAGGTCAATGAAATTTTATCAACTGGGACAGATCATTGCAGACCATTTCTGAGTTGCGCAAGCTCTCAGTGcttgttaatttttaaatgaatataaaatccaTATGACTTATAATATTTAAAGAGCATATTCTAAAGATTTGCTTGCCGCAATAACATAAAACaggaaataataattaaggatATCAAAAGACAACAATAATATTCTTCtgagtttgataatttttatttatttatttattttttaattggaaGTATAACCACGTTCCTTAATGGCTGGTATGGTGTTTATATGATGGAAAAGACTTGTTACTCAAGTTAATAATCAAacttagtatatttttatttaatgtaaatatttaatacaGGCCGGATAGTTCTTCGAGATATTTTGGAAAATCTTATATATTCTCTGTTCTATCGTTCATGTTAGGCCACTAGAACCTTTTTCCTTTCTCATTACCATTTATAACTCTGATTAATTCCTTTTGCTTTGTCGTTTGAATTTGTCCAACGTATTAGGTAGGTCATCAAAAGTTTTCAACTTTGTTCTTTGCTAATTTACTAACCACTTGCAAACAAGGAATGCAATCGAATTAATATTCAACAACGTTAACTtatatttcaacttcaaaatcaacattgataGTTTGAATAGTACAAAAAGGatgcataatatatatgtatatatatttatatatatattttccagaATAAGGATAAAAAACTATGCTGCTGATTGAGAAATAAAGAAGATCCAGTCTCAACCCAAGGCGAAATTCCAAAGACCTTTTCTGCGGAATGATATTTTAGTTAGGAGTAGTTGAGACCCTAAAGTCGAGAAAAACACATTTTCTTTCCCACCTAACcaatttgtaaagaaaaaacataGCGCGCAATTAGTAATTTGATGAGATAGGAGACGAACAAATTAAGTGGAACGTTCTTGAGGGTTACCTTGACTTGGTAACCTTGACTTGGTAAGAACTTTCCTTCTGTAGGTACTTGCCACAATTTATGAGGAAAAACTGCATGATCCCAGGACTACAAAGTCCCTGGACACAAAACTATCAAATCATGTGGGTCCCACATATGTTTGTGTCTACAAACTTTCTAGTCCCGAGTTCATGGGATTTTTCGTGCATTTGTATAACAGCATACATTTGTTAGAATTCAtgaatctaaatatacataataaattccataattataaattactaacctttaaatgcagccattgataaattaaatttttaatcctgcaaaatagaaaacaatgtaaagtagtgcctatggacacactactctcaaaccactctctgATCTCTAAAAAACCCTAATCTCAAAATACCATATGgcatatatttatttgcttgtCCTAAactttttatagtctctgcaagtcacacttacccatttattttaacacacacaaaatactaataatttaataatataataatactagaaaaaatatgggtaagtcaatgggcttataaagagagttggtcttcTAGTCCAttgggccaactagagtcttatagaaagtgtgtgaccaagggccttactacaaaatattaaaataagccagtcccattaatgatataaataggccctgtaagtgagtaattgattatgctaagtccacaattattaatttatttaatattctcccacttggactgcataatcgtcatcatatatatatatatataatccaaactcactgaCTACATAATCTCCtaaaccataatgccattttatctaaatatatagcataccgACAGGGtataacaatatactagactaggcagtagagattctctcagtaaatctcccaaaacatgataccatttcaactgagtactttgcatgccataaactcagtttaggtagtagagatttacctaaccacatgcaatcccccaacacacaaataccatttcatccgagcacattgtgtatcgacaggatacaacaatatacccaaactaagtagtagggattcaccatggcacctatggatcaacatacacatatacatagactaatagtatcaacaggcctgtaaatatagaAGCaacaatatgtgtaataaatcatctcataaatatataatgatccacatacatcaatgtatcaaaatactcaaataaataaacaatattcaacatggatattactgcagaaattataacaaactcccactgacccacagcagtctcagctgtctaacaatcccatacgggacacatgctcctcaaatatgcctatgggtaaggccttggtcagtagatctgccaccatgctgtaAGTAGGCGTATGAACTACAATAATGAGGCatttttcaactttctccttaaccacaaaatacttaacatcaatgtacctcgcaccaggggtaccttttaaattattggagaaagatactgctgcagtattgtcataatacatcataataggcctttcaatggagtcaaccactcccaAATCACGAATAAAATTCCAAAGCCAAACTTcatgacgagtagcctcataacacgccacatatactctgcctccatagtcgaggatgctgtcactgactgtttGGCACTGCGCCAAGATACAGCACCttctgccatgataaatatatacccaatggtagatttcttatcattcacacaacctttataatctgcatcactataaccaacaacatctagggagttggtacgtcgatatgtcaacatataatCTTTAATACTCTGAAtatacctaaagacctttttaactgcttggtaatgaataggaccaggattgctcataaatctacaaagcacacccacagcaaaagctatatcaagctgtgtacatacttgagcatacatcaaactacccactgctgaagaatagcgaacatttatcatcgccatcctctctttatcattcttgggacattgatccttagaaaatcttTCACCCTTTGTGACCGGTACACTttcaggagaacaattatgcatatcaaatctcttaaggattctatcaatataggctctttgagacaattgcaacacataattagtcctatctcgaacaatcttgatgcccaaaacaaaagaagcctctccaagatctttcatatcaaaatggttgcacaacatctgctttgtctcagccaacaggtcagtgtcattagtagccaaaagtatgtcatcaacatacaacaccagaaatataaaactgctcccactgacctttatatatatgcatctatcaacaacattctccttaaagccattttctatgacaacctcatcaaacttgagacaccattgcctcgaagcctgcttaagaccataaatagacttcttaagcttacaaaccaaattaccattccctgtttgctggaagccgactggttgaaccatatatacatcctcatacaaatcaccattcagaaaagcagttctgacatccatctgatgcaactccaggtcgTAATatgccacaatcgccataatgattctaaaagaatcctttgtggatacaggaaagaatgtctctgtgtaatcaattccttcttctggctaaaccctttggcTACAAATCTAGCCTTATatctctccacttgaccattagagtctctCTTAATCCTAAatacccatttgcacccaataggcttgctatcctctggtaactcaaccaaatcccaaactccatttgatgccatagatttcatttcatcttccattgcatccaaccaaaaatttgagtgcgaactgcttatggcctcctcataagtgatTGGATCTGAATTATCACTTATGTAAAACTCATGCTcttgcaagtaaacctcatagtcatcaggaatagcagacctcctagtcctttgtgtcCTCTTCAAAGGCACATTAGTATatacaatagctggaatatcttgCTCCTCAATAATGAGTTCACCCTGACTAACTACTGGTTCATTAATTActggattaataatatctctatcaggaacaacgaCACTaggaatgaatacattttcttctcCCAATTGAGGCTTCCTTGGAGCATTACTATCAtaaaacccaaaatcatcttcaaaataaatagcccTATCTGACTCTACAATTCTGGTGGTGTAAGATGGATAAAAGAATCTtaaacccctagatcctatacaatagccaacaaaatacccacttatagttttaggatccaacttcttaattttggggattataaattcTTACTTCAGTTTTGCAACCTCATACctgaaaatgatgcaaattagggtTTCTTCCTGACCATAACTCAAAAAGAGTCTTAAGAAtggatttacttggaacttgattcaaaatataagccgtcgtccttaaagcctctccccataagtaatctggcaaactagaatttgccaacatagatcgcACCATATCTAACAAAGTGCGGTTCTCCTCTCAGCTATGTCAttctgctgaggtgtaccaAACATTGTATATTGCATATTAATGCCACACTCAGGTAAATATATTGCTGGGTTCTATCTATTCTCATCATATCTGCtataaaattcaccacctctatcagaactcacagcttttattttcttattcttttgaagctctgtctttaccttaaactccttaaaagcaactaaagaatccaaCTTCTCAtggataagctcaacatgtccataacgagagaaatcatcaataaaggtaataaaatacctataaccacccaaagcagttggagtaaaaggtccacatatatcagtatgaattaattccaaaacatctccacaccttaccatcttatcctttctaaccTTGGAAGTTAATTTcactttcacacattcaacacaagtcgatAGATCagaaaaatcaagattaggaagtattccatccttcactaacctttacattctgtgcctagaaatatgtctcAAACGCTTATACCACAacattgaaaaattatcattaactcttggatgtttagaagcaacaatcattaaaatattatctttcttctcttgctttccctttaaattccaacactctatcttcttgtgtccaactttattgcagtagccacaccttccattgaagtactcttttatttctcctatctgataagcatcatcatacttagtattatttaaaaggtccaaataataatgcttcttattcatatcaaacttgataaatttttttcctatctTTCCAAGAAGTTCTTTTGCAGTTTCCACTTTTTGAATACTTGCATAAATTGATTCATCCAtatcatcatcatgcagcacttattagaatgtCTCCAATTCTCATAAAGTTTCCTATTTGCTGCACTACTCTCATCAgttggtatctctggtggatctatctccaaagtcaaatccaatttcataaagatcaaattcataactaaaatCTTCTTCCACTTCTGATAGTTTGTCCCATCTTTTTTCATCATGGCAATCATAGGCAGAACATTCGGggtgctactaactgtgaaaatagtaaacacaacaaagcatttaatatataaaacaataactattttccagccccttatcacataacataaaattaatatcaCTAGGGTCTTtgttgtagcactaaagataccctttcgcgggccagggacagtcaaccaaataaccacaatcaaatgcattgaactgaatcactaACAGGGTAACTAAGAACCTGCGATTCATGGCattcaatcaacttccactgccattccaggcatCATACAAAGTAACTAAAACCACCGACAGGGTAGCTTAGTTACCCGTATAGATCCTAGTTAATAACTGGGAGATAacaacatattggcaatttcatgaaataggtaaatataaaatatctcatTCACTATGCCAACAtatattacattggtacacataatgcagacaaaataaaTCTCACGATAGGTGAGTACTTCCACAccactataccaactaggcacaaagcctctttagggAAAGTTAACACAATCCAATTCTCCAAaacatagatatttaatttaattcaataaatttggaataaaataattaaacaaataaacaaatgaactaattaccaataaacaaataaataaaaaaaaattatttatttttattttataataataaaataaaaacaatagacaaataaataattaatcaacaataaattaaataaatgagaataaatataagtaagaaaacaggttttttttaaaattttttttttaaaaattttcagttGCTGCCATCACcatgctgacgtcagcaaacgaCATGTCGTGCTAACGTCATCACGCTGACGTCAGCAGGCTGCCAAAAACTACATGTCGTATGTTTCATCTTCTTCAGCGAACCGGGTCACGGGCGACCCGGTTCCACTCCAAACGGGTCACCCGACCCGCTTATTTGACCCGcctggaaatttcttttccgGCAATCTTTTTCTACAGTTTTGGTGCCGTTTGATTCCTCTTTTCTTgggcaatgttttttttttctttttttttagcaaCCAAAATCAATGCCCAGGAAAACTTATTCGTTTGGCCAAAACCgggtttctcaattttttttttaatttatttatccgaATTCAAAAGGGTTTAGAGAACAAGATCCAACAATACCCAGAACAAAAATTCATgcaaaacataaatttttttctcaaaattttgcaaaagcaaTATACGGcgcagaatttttatttttatttttatttttttttaaggattttcaaatccaattagaaataataaacaatataaaacacaataaagaagaattttttcaACCCAGGTCTTAACtcgaactaaaacaaaaattgacatAATTTGCACAAACTCAATATAAACCCGTTATTgcacaagagaagagaaattaatcaataaaattccaTCCTTAAAATTTGGATCTGCAGACAATCAATAGCCGCAAACACAGATGAATATCACATATTGGATTTTAGGAAACAAGCATGTAATAGCAGAATCACAAGCACaagagaataattataaaataaatatcatgtcaTC
This genomic interval carries:
- the LOC107426947 gene encoding uncharacterized protein At4g06744 gives rise to the protein MASISTSFYASILLSSIFLHLFFQHDVAASDLSIRPNRKSLEIVIGGGIFPSPPEYNPPPEPFYHPPPPPHVSPRVLLAYKVIQNFKRRITCDPKGILKTWVGFDVCKYKGFLCGTHPVYKQTAVSGVVFNGFLFAGPELTLDGFVDGLEDITIFHANSNNFTGKVPVGINKLQYFYELDLSNNKLTGDFPMEVIGATQLTFLDLRYNSFSGKVPPQVFNLDVDVLFINNNDLEQPLPQNIGSTPALYLTFANNKFTGPIPKSIKQASKTLKEVLFLRNNLSGCLPYEIGYLKKAILFDASHNQLTGPIPHSFACLSKMEQLNFANNQLYGKIPESVCKLPSLDKLTLENNYITDAGPECRKLIEKKVLNVKKNCIRDLPNQRSEAECNAFLKKPKYCDNDHTLTYIPCESKPYEQPIPPPASPPVTYGALSPHP